Proteins co-encoded in one Chionomys nivalis chromosome 6, mChiNiv1.1, whole genome shotgun sequence genomic window:
- the Lrrc8d gene encoding volume-regulated anion channel subunit LRRC8D: MFTLAEVASLNDIQPTYRILKPWWDVFMDYLAVIMLMVAIFAGTMQLTKDQVVCLPVLPSPANSKAHTPPTTADATTEVPKIETATAPQDQTGRTTDDISFSTSAVTPEVPLQATRPHAESTFPNQELKEKRDPTGRKTNLDFQQYVFINQMCYHLALPWYSKYFPYLALIHTIILMVSSNFWFKYPKTCSKVEHFVSILGKCFESPWTTKALSETACEDSEENKQRITGAQTLPKHVSTSSDEGSPSASTPMINKTGFKFSAEKPVIEVPSMTILDKKDGEQAKALFEKVRKFRAHVEDSDLIYKLYVVQTLIKTAKFIFILCYTANFVNAISFEHVCKPKVEHLTGYEVFECTHNMAYMLKKLLISYISIICVYGFICLYTLFWLFRIPLKEYSFEKVREESSFSDIPDVKNDFAFLLHMVDQYDQLYSKRFGVFLSEVSENKLREISLNHEWTFEKLRQHVSRNAQDKQELHLFMLSGVPDAVFDLTDLDVLKLELIPEAKIPAKISQMTNLQELHLCHCPAKVEQTAFSFLRDHLRCLHVKFTDVAEIPAWVYLLKNLRELYLIGNLNSENNKMIGLESLRELRHLKVLHVKSNLTKVPSNITDVAPHLTKLVIHNDGTKLLVLNSLKKMMNVAELELQSCELERIPHAIFSLSNLQELDLKSNNIRTIEEIISFQHLKRLTCLKLWHNKIVTIPPSITHVKNLESLYFSNNKLESLPVAVFSLQKLRCLDVSYNNISAIPIEIGLLQNLQHLHITGNKVDVLPKQLFKCVKLRTLNLGQNCIASLPEKISQLSQLTQLELKGNCLDRLPAQLGQCRMLKKSGLVVEDQLFDTLPLEVREALDQDVNVPFANGI; the protein is encoded by the coding sequence ATGTTTACCCTCGCAGAAGTTGCTTCCCTTAATGACATCCAGCCAACTTACCGGATCCTGAAGCCATGGTGGGACGTGTTTATGGATTACTTAGCGGTTATTATGCTGATGGTAGCCATCTTTGCAGGGACCATGCAACTTACCAAAGATCAGGTGGTCTGTTTGCCAGTGTTGCCGTCCCCTGCAAATTCAAAGGCACACACGCCACCCACAACTGCTGACGCCACCACCGAAGTCCCGAAGATAGAAACAGCCACTGCGCCTCAAGACCAAACCGGGCGGACGACAGATGACATTTCCTTCAGCACATCTGCTGTGACGCCTGAAGTACCTCTCCAAGCCACCCGTCCTCACGCAGAGTCCACCTTTCCAAATCAGGAGCTGAAGGAGAAGAGAGACCCGACGGGCCGCAAGACCAACTTGGATTTTCAGCAGTATGTCTTTATCAATCAAATGTGTTACCACCTGGCCCTTCCTTGGTATTCCAAGTACTTTCCATACCTCGCTCTCATACACACCATCATCCTTATGGTCAGTAGCAACTTTTGGTTCAAATATCCTAAGACGTGCTCCAAGGTGGAGCATTTTGTTTCAATATTAGGAAAGTGTTTTGAATCTCCCTGGACGACGAAAGCGCTGTCCGAGACGGCCTGTGAGGACTCTGAGGAAAACAAGCAGAGGATCACGGGTGCCCAGACCCTACCAAAGCATGTGTCCACCAGCAGTGACGAGGGGAGCCCCAGCGCCAGCACCCCCATGATCAACAAAACTGGCTTCAAGTTCTCAGCGGAGAAGCCGGTGATTGAAGTGCCCAGCATGACCATCCTGGACAAGAAGGACGGAGAACAGGCCAAAGCCCTGTTCGAGAAAGTGAGGAAATTCCGTGCCCACGTAGAAGACAGTGACTTGATCTATAAGCTCTATGTGGTCCAAACCCTTATCAAAACTGCcaagttcatttttattctttgctaTACCGCAAACTTTGTCAACGCCATCAGCTTCGAGCATGTCTGCAAGCCGAAAGTCGAGCACCTGACGGGCTACGAGGTGTTTGAGTGCACCCACAACATGGCCTACATGTTGAAGAAGCTTCTTATCAGCTACATCTCCATCATTTGTGTCTATGGCTTCATCTGCCTCTACACTCTCTTCTGGTTATTCAGGATCCCCCTGAAGGAATATTCTTTTGAGAAAGTCCGAGAAGAGAGCAGCTTCAGCGACATCCCAGATGTCAAGAACGACTTTGCTTTCCTTCTGCACATGGTCGACCAGTATGACCAACTGTACTCCAAGCGCTTTGGCGTGTTCCTGTCGGAGGTCAGCGAGAACAAGCTGAGGGAAATTAGTCTGAACCACGAATGGACTTTTGAGAAACTCAGGCAGCACGTATCTCGCAATGCCCAGGACAAGCAGGAGCTGCACCTGTTCATGCTATCCGGGGTGCCCGACGCTGTCTTTGACCTCACAGACCTGGATGTACTGAAACTCGAACTCATTCCAGAGGCGAAAATTCCCGCCAAGATCTCTCAGATGACCAACCTCCAGGAGCTCCACCTCTGCCACTGCCCCGCCAAGGTTGAACAGACCGCTTTTAGCTTCCTTCGCGATCACTTGAGGTGCCTTCACGTGAAGTTCACTGATGTGGCTGAAATTCCCGCCTGGGTGTATTTGCTCAAAAACCTTCGGGAGTTGTATCTGATAGGCAATTTGAACTCAGAAAACAATAAGATGATCGGACTAGAATCTCTGCGGGAGTTGCGGCACCTTAAGGTCCTTCACGTGAAGAGCAATCTGACCAAAGTCCCCTCCAACATCACGGATGTAGCTCCGCACCTCACGAAGCTGGTCATTCACAACGACGGCACCAAGCTCTTGGTCCTGAACAGCCTGAAGAAGATGATGAACGTCGCTGAGCTGGAGCTGCAGAGCTGTGAGCTAGAGAGGATCCCGCACGCCATCTTCAGCCTCTCCAACCTACAGGAACTGGACCTGAAGTCCAATAACATTCGCACCATCGAGGAGATTATCAGCTTCCAACACCTGAAGCGGCTGACTTGCTTGAAACTGTGGCACAATAAAATTGTGACGATTCCGCCCTCCATCACCCACGTCAAGAACCTGGAGTCCCTCTACTTCTCCAACAACAAGCTCGAGTCCCTGCCAGTGGCGGTGTTCAGTTTACAGAAACTCAGATGCCTAGACGTCAGCTATAACAACATTTCCGCCATCCCCATCGAGATCGGCTTGCTGCAGAACCTGCAGCACTTGCACATCACGGGGAACAAAGTGGACGTTCTGCCCAAACAGTTGTTCAAATGCGTGAAGTTGAGGACTTTGAACCTGGGGCAGAACTGTATCGCCTCCCTCCCCGAGAAAATCAGTCAGCTCTCCCAGCTCACCCAGTTGGAGCTGAAGGGGAACTGCCTGGACCGCCTGCCAGCCCAGCTGGGCCAGTGTCGGATGCTCAAGAAAAGCGGGCTTGTTGTGGAAGACCAACTGTTTGACACGCTCCCCCTGGAAGTCAGAGAGGCTTTGGATCAAGACGTCAATGTCCCCTTTGCAAATGGGATTTAA